The following proteins are co-located in the Streptococcus downei MFe28 genome:
- a CDS encoding ROK family protein: MIVLPIDIGGTQIKSGLVSDDYQIEATFPPLPSPDNLSDCLALFDDLIQPVLLQISGIAISAPGTIDTKQSIIYYGGTLPFLHDFKVKDYFAKTYGLPASALNDGKAAVLAELARGNLQGCQNAAALVLGTGLGGGLVLNGQLYQGTHFQAGELTFLLPPKLAKIEIGEMRGVEVSAVALVQRLAELLGLADKTDGRSVFQALEQKDKRVYSIFEDYCRYVALTILNLQTTLDLERFAIGGGISAQPLLLEEINRQFDRLKEEVAPVSTIIERPDIVACRHHNHANLIGAAYLFQTEQG; the protein is encoded by the coding sequence ATGATAGTTTTGCCCATAGATATAGGAGGAACGCAAATCAAGTCGGGACTGGTTTCTGATGATTATCAAATCGAAGCGACCTTTCCTCCCCTGCCTTCTCCAGATAATCTGTCAGACTGTCTGGCTCTCTTTGACGACCTTATCCAACCGGTCCTGTTGCAGATTTCGGGGATTGCCATCAGTGCCCCTGGAACCATTGATACCAAGCAGTCCATTATCTATTACGGCGGCACCCTGCCCTTTCTTCATGACTTTAAAGTTAAGGACTATTTTGCCAAAACCTATGGCCTGCCAGCTAGTGCCCTTAATGATGGCAAGGCAGCTGTTCTAGCTGAGCTGGCAAGGGGGAATTTGCAGGGCTGTCAAAATGCTGCTGCTCTGGTACTAGGAACCGGTCTGGGTGGTGGTCTGGTCTTAAATGGTCAACTCTATCAAGGCACTCATTTTCAAGCTGGTGAGTTGACCTTTCTCTTACCTCCAAAATTAGCCAAGATTGAGATTGGCGAGATGCGTGGTGTTGAGGTGTCAGCTGTCGCTCTCGTTCAGCGATTGGCCGAGCTTCTTGGTCTGGCTGATAAAACCGATGGCAGGTCCGTGTTTCAAGCCCTCGAGCAGAAAGATAAGCGGGTCTATTCAATTTTTGAAGACTACTGTCGCTATGTGGCCCTGACCATTCTCAACCTACAGACGACCCTAGATCTAGAACGCTTCGCCATCGGCGGAGGTATTAGTGCCCAGCCCCTGCTTTTAGAGGAAATTAACCGACAGTTTGACCGACTTAAGGAGGAGGTAGCCCCTGTCAGCACCATCATCGAAAGGCCAGACATCGTCGCCTGTCGCCACCATAATCATGCCAATTTAATTGGGGCAGCCTATCTTTTCCAGACCGAGCAGGGCTAA
- a CDS encoding M24 family metallopeptidase encodes MSKINQIRNYIARHQARLAIVSDPVTVNYLTGFDCDPHERQMFLFVYSDNTPILFVPELEVARASQTVDFEVVGYQDAENPWQKIRYSLPRIDSKSIFVEFDHLNVTKFNGLQSVFLGRFENLTPFIQEMRLIKSTDEINKMLVAGVYADYAVKVGFDHIRAGRTEMDLVAQIEFDLKKKGISQMSFDTLVLTGKNAANPHGIPGKNPIENNAFLLFDLGVVCEGYTSDMTRTVAVGRPDPFKEDIYKLCLEAQLTAQDFIKPGVTASEVDAAARKVIEKAGYGDYFNHRLGHGLGMDVHEYPSIMAGNDLVIQEGMCFSVEPGIYIPGKVGVRIEDCGYITKDGFNPLTQTPKKLQYFEL; translated from the coding sequence ATGTCAAAAATCAATCAAATCCGTAACTATATCGCTCGGCATCAGGCTCGTCTGGCTATTGTTTCAGACCCTGTCACCGTCAATTATCTAACTGGTTTTGACTGCGACCCTCATGAACGCCAGATGTTTCTTTTTGTCTACAGCGACAATACTCCTATCCTTTTCGTCCCTGAACTAGAGGTCGCTAGAGCCTCTCAAACAGTCGATTTTGAGGTTGTCGGTTATCAGGATGCTGAAAATCCTTGGCAAAAGATTCGCTACAGCCTGCCAAGAATTGATTCCAAATCAATCTTTGTCGAATTTGATCACCTCAATGTGACCAAATTCAATGGCCTGCAATCGGTTTTCTTAGGTCGCTTTGAAAACCTGACCCCCTTTATCCAAGAGATGCGCCTGATTAAGTCAACCGATGAAATCAACAAGATGTTGGTGGCTGGTGTTTATGCCGACTACGCCGTTAAGGTTGGTTTTGACCATATTCGAGCTGGTCGGACGGAAATGGACCTGGTAGCTCAGATTGAATTTGACCTCAAGAAAAAAGGCATCAGCCAAATGAGCTTTGATACCTTGGTTCTGACAGGTAAGAATGCGGCCAACCCCCACGGTATCCCTGGCAAGAATCCGATTGAAAATAATGCCTTCCTGCTGTTTGATCTTGGCGTTGTATGTGAGGGGTATACCTCTGATATGACCAGAACCGTTGCGGTCGGTCGTCCTGATCCTTTCAAGGAAGATATTTACAAGCTCTGTCTGGAGGCCCAACTAACCGCCCAAGATTTTATCAAACCAGGCGTGACTGCTAGCGAGGTTGATGCAGCTGCCCGCAAGGTCATCGAAAAGGCTGGATACGGGGACTACTTCAACCACCGCCTGGGCCACGGCCTGGGAATGGATGTCCACGAATACCCATCCATCATGGCTGGTAATGATCTGGTCATCCAAGAGGGCATGTGCTTCTCGGTTGAACCTGGTATCTATATTCCTGGCAAGGTTGGGGTACGAATTGAAGACTGCGGTTACATCACCAAGGATGGCTTCAATCCTCTGACACAAACCCCAAAGAAACTGCAATATTTTGAACTCTAA
- a CDS encoding ClC family H(+)/Cl(-) exchange transporter, with translation MQNQRKEFGYLSSSILTSVFRGILVGLFSGFTVSLFRYLITIIFEQFQKGFILAHNLPWILIIILLIYLIFSLIIGRLIVSESDIKGSGIPQVEAELKGLMSQNWWSILWKKFLAGVLGISSGLVLGREGPSIQVGAVSGKGLARYLKLSKLEERTLIASGAAAGVSAAFNAPIAGLLFVVEEVYHHFSSRVWITALSASLTANLISLRVFGQTPVLAMPDNLPTPRLSTYIIFVLMGLLLGLLAYHYEWLVLRMGHYYSRLGKIFHLQPQYYSIIAFVLIMPLGYLAPQLLGGGNAFVRSLSSLQAPVLYFLAFFLLRYFYSMMSYGSGLPGGIFLPILTLGACLGAFFGSVFLHLGWISQNEFPIFIILGMSAYFGAISKAPLTAMILVCEMVGDLHHLMALGTTTLLAYIVMDLLGGAPVYEAMLENLLEGDQPHEDDSPLTWIEVPVSEKIAGKSVYQLELPKDVLITSQRENGKSHIVSGGTKLILGNAINVVLPEDKIDQVRHLLLD, from the coding sequence ATGCAAAATCAACGGAAGGAATTTGGCTATTTATCCAGTTCAATTCTGACCTCCGTTTTTCGAGGAATTTTAGTTGGCCTTTTTTCAGGCTTTACGGTTAGCCTTTTTCGCTATCTCATTACAATTATTTTTGAGCAATTCCAAAAGGGATTTATATTGGCCCACAACCTTCCTTGGATTTTAATCATTATTCTTCTGATTTATCTGATTTTTAGCCTTATTATCGGTCGCTTGATTGTGTCCGAGTCAGACATCAAGGGATCGGGTATCCCACAAGTTGAGGCCGAGCTCAAGGGCCTGATGAGCCAGAACTGGTGGTCCATTCTTTGGAAGAAATTTCTGGCGGGCGTGCTGGGAATCTCCAGCGGTCTTGTGCTGGGGCGTGAAGGACCTAGTATTCAGGTTGGTGCCGTTAGCGGTAAGGGGCTAGCCCGCTACCTCAAGCTCAGTAAATTAGAAGAGCGGACCCTGATTGCTAGTGGGGCAGCAGCAGGGGTTTCAGCTGCCTTCAATGCCCCGATTGCGGGTCTTCTCTTTGTGGTTGAAGAGGTCTATCATCATTTTTCCAGTCGAGTCTGGATTACGGCCCTGTCAGCCAGTCTGACAGCTAATTTGATTTCCTTGCGGGTCTTCGGACAGACCCCAGTTCTAGCCATGCCTGATAACCTGCCAACCCCGCGTTTATCTACCTACATTATTTTTGTCCTTATGGGCCTTCTCTTAGGACTTTTGGCCTACCACTACGAGTGGCTGGTTTTGCGGATGGGTCACTATTACAGTCGTCTGGGAAAAATCTTCCACCTCCAACCTCAATATTACAGTATCATTGCTTTTGTTCTGATTATGCCTCTAGGCTACCTGGCACCCCAGCTCTTAGGCGGGGGTAATGCCTTCGTTCGTTCGCTCTCATCTTTACAGGCTCCAGTTCTTTATTTTCTAGCCTTCTTCTTGCTCCGCTATTTCTACAGTATGATGAGCTATGGCTCAGGCCTACCGGGTGGCATCTTCCTGCCTATTTTGACCCTGGGAGCTTGTCTGGGTGCCTTTTTCGGTAGTGTCTTTCTTCATCTGGGCTGGATTTCGCAAAATGAATTTCCGATTTTCATTATTCTGGGCATGAGTGCCTACTTTGGGGCTATTTCTAAGGCTCCCTTAACGGCCATGATTTTGGTCTGCGAAATGGTTGGCGACCTCCATCACCTTATGGCTTTGGGAACAACAACCCTCCTGGCCTATATCGTCATGGACCTGCTGGGCGGTGCCCCTGTCTATGAGGCTATGCTGGAAAACCTTCTTGAAGGAGACCAGCCCCATGAAGACGATAGTCCTCTGACCTGGATTGAAGTACCTGTTTCCGAAAAAATTGCTGGCAAATCAGTCTATCAGCTGGAATTACCCAAGGATGTCCTCATTACCAGTCAACGTGAAAATGGCAAGAGTCACATCGTTTCAGGCGGGACCAAGCTGATTCTTGGTAATGCCATTAACGTCGTTTTACCAGAAGATAAGATTGACCAAGTCAGACACCTGCTCTTGGACTAA
- a CDS encoding phosphoenolpyruvate carboxykinase (ATP) produces the protein MVTRREFANEEMRAKSPYFSPLKTVIETAFYENHVKPIKSLEEAYQLASSAAGTVILDMPIIHTKELGLPSYARVLLTNSGAVVGRTARARRIYGRNPAEDQKLLSLVRDAVLQAKQKPFYRSSAVVGLDEDFMVRAHLMVPEDESPNLYSWLLNFQILDETFKNRLVASKSYNENDIFIFFDPDWSHPDYPDGLVYFDVQHNCAMILGLRYFGELKKATLTLAWSTAARNDYVACHGGLKIFRKKTAATDPAYVASFFGLSGSGKSTLTHAKHNGKYDIQVLHDDAFIISTKDGSSIALEPSYFDKTNDYPTGHREQDYFVTVQNCGVTLDANGRKKLVTEDIRNGNGRTVKSRYATPNRVDRIDEPIKAIFWIMKDDSLPPLLKIDDPALATTMGCTLMTKRSNAENLSGQQRDLIIEPFANPFRVYPLVEDFRKFCSLFESGVDCYIINTGLYMGKHIPKEVSLDIIESVVDGQGTFKPFGSLKGINYLELEKYPVPAFDHHYKQLIRERMQVRQDFLLSFNQKYPHTALPVEAISKMEAVLKHLD, from the coding sequence ATGGTAACACGTCGAGAATTTGCTAATGAGGAAATGCGGGCAAAGAGCCCTTATTTTTCTCCTTTAAAAACTGTGATTGAAACGGCTTTTTATGAAAATCATGTTAAACCCATTAAGAGTTTGGAGGAAGCTTATCAGCTAGCTTCATCAGCTGCAGGAACGGTCATTTTAGATATGCCGATTATCCACACCAAGGAGTTGGGGCTCCCTTCCTATGCTAGGGTGCTTTTGACCAATTCAGGAGCAGTAGTAGGCCGAACTGCCAGAGCTAGACGGATTTACGGTCGAAATCCAGCTGAGGACCAAAAGCTCCTTTCCCTAGTGCGGGACGCGGTCCTGCAGGCCAAACAGAAGCCTTTCTACCGTTCGTCAGCAGTTGTAGGTCTGGATGAAGATTTCATGGTTAGGGCCCATCTGATGGTACCTGAGGATGAGAGTCCCAACCTTTATTCCTGGCTCTTAAATTTCCAAATTTTGGACGAGACCTTCAAAAATCGCTTGGTCGCTTCTAAGTCCTACAATGAAAATGATATTTTTATCTTCTTTGATCCCGATTGGTCCCATCCTGATTATCCAGATGGCCTCGTTTACTTTGATGTCCAGCATAATTGCGCCATGATATTGGGTCTACGGTATTTTGGTGAGCTCAAAAAGGCCACCCTGACCCTGGCCTGGAGTACCGCCGCCAGAAATGATTATGTTGCCTGTCACGGAGGCTTAAAAATCTTCAGAAAGAAAACAGCTGCTACTGACCCTGCCTATGTTGCTTCCTTCTTTGGCCTGTCTGGTTCGGGAAAGTCGACTCTGACTCATGCCAAGCACAATGGCAAGTATGACATTCAGGTCCTGCATGATGATGCCTTTATCATTTCAACCAAGGATGGTTCCTCCATTGCTTTGGAACCCTCCTATTTTGATAAGACCAATGACTATCCAACGGGGCACCGAGAACAGGATTACTTTGTTACCGTGCAGAATTGCGGGGTGACTCTGGATGCCAACGGCCGCAAGAAATTGGTCACCGAAGACATCCGCAACGGTAACGGTCGAACAGTTAAGTCCCGTTATGCAACGCCCAATCGCGTTGACCGTATCGATGAGCCAATCAAGGCTATTTTCTGGATTATGAAGGATGACAGTCTGCCTCCGCTCCTCAAAATTGATGATCCTGCTTTGGCCACTACCATGGGCTGTACCCTAATGACCAAACGTTCCAATGCGGAAAATCTCTCAGGCCAGCAAAGGGATCTGATTATTGAACCCTTCGCTAATCCATTTCGTGTTTATCCTCTAGTCGAAGATTTTCGAAAGTTCTGCTCTCTTTTCGAGTCAGGTGTTGACTGCTATATCATCAATACCGGCCTCTACATGGGCAAGCATATTCCTAAGGAAGTCTCACTGGACATCATTGAATCTGTCGTTGACGGCCAAGGAACCTTCAAGCCCTTTGGCTCCCTCAAGGGTATCAATTATCTGGAGCTGGAAAAGTACCCTGTGCCGGCCTTCGACCACCACTACAAACAACTGATTCGCGAAAGAATGCAGGTTAGACAAGACTTCCTCCTCTCCTTCAACCAGAAATATCCCCATACGGCCCTGCCGGTTGAAGCAATTTCCAAGATGGAGGCTGTCCTCAAACATCTAGACTAA